Sequence from the Melitaea cinxia chromosome 18, ilMelCinx1.1, whole genome shotgun sequence genome:
TAAACAGGTCCGGGTGAATGAAGCCAAGTTGGTGAAGATTGACCGTTTATTGAGCGACGAGGATGGTTGAACATACGCTCATGTGGCGTTGCATTCGTTCCTGTACATAAAAGGGATCTTATAGAATGTAGCGCTGGCAGCAAAGCTTTCTCCCAGTTAGCAACGTCTTCGTTATTCGATCTGAGATGTAATTGAATTGTTCGCCACAGCGTACCATTTAGTCTCTCAACCAAACCGTTTCCTTGGGGATTGTAAGGGTTGGTGCGACTGCAAGATGTTCCGAGTGAGATTAAGAAATGtcttatttcataaaaatgaaCTTCTTCTATCGGAATGGATATAAGCCGGAGTACCAAACGTGGAGAATAAATCTTTAAGGCAATTTATGACCGTTCCGGAGGTCATATCTTTACAGGCATACGCAAACGGAAAACGGCTATATTCATCGATTATTgttaaaatgatgatgatgtcggTTTTGAGTGTTAGATGGAATCGGCCTTTGCCGGGGTTGCCTTTATGAGATGCCTTTGGTGTTTTATATAACGAGGTTTGATTTCAGCACAGATAGGGTATGCTGCAGTCATTCGTTTCATTTCTTCGATGGAGTATGGTAAGTTCTTCGATCTTACCCAATGAACCATACGTGCAATTCCAGGATGACAAAGAGATCGGTGTAGTTCAACAAGCTTGGAGTTATTAAACAAAGTATCTATGTGCATGCAGATTCGAGAGAGCGCATCGGCAGCAAAGTTCTGTTTTCCGGGTCGATAAGCAATGTTGTACTTAAAACAAGACAAGTCTAGGCGCCATCTTTCAATCTTTTCGTTCTTGATCTCATTAGAGTGTGTTTGGTTGAATATAAATGCACCAGATTGTTGATCAGTTATGTGTTGAAAATGTCTTCCAATCAAGAAGTGTCTCCATTTGCGTAAAGCTTCAACTATAGCTTAAGCCTCCTTCTCAATGGAAGTTTGTCTTTTCTCAGAATCATTAAGCGATCGTGAGAAGAACACTACGGGACGCCCTTTCTGTGACAGCGTTGCTGCGATTGCGAAGTCAGAGGCGTCAGTTTCAACCGAAAACATCTCTTTGTCGTCTATTCCAGCCAAGGCTGATTTAGAAATGTCAATCTTTAGATTGTTAAAAGAGTTAATAGCCTCTTCAGATAAAGGAAATGTAGCTTCGATCAGAGGTCTGATTTTGGCAGAAAAGTTGTTGATGCACTTTGAATAATGAGCGATTAGTCCAAGTGCTCTTTTCAAAGTAGCTGGATGGGGTAGGAAGATTCGTCAGTGGTCCCAATGGAAGTCTCCATTGGGACAGATGCTTCCAGTACATTGCAAGCTTTCAAGGGCCTTTTGTCTCCCCCGAACTGAAGTTCAAATGATGAGTGTTTTCCTAATATATCATGCCTAATGACAACGTCAGCACACAGATCGCCAAAAATGAGCAGAGGTTGATGCTGGTATATATGTTCACCAATCTGAATTGTAGCGTAGCATAGTTCCTCGACATATGATATATTGTTAAGAAATGCTAAAGCTATCGCTTGTCGACAGGGCTTTCGTTTAAGGTTCATGGTTAGAGCAGTATTCTTATTGATAAAGCTGATTGAACTTTCGGTGTCGAGTAGCGCATCTGCTTGATAGTTATTCAATGTGATAGGAATGATAACTTTGCGTAGGCTTGATGGGGCAGCAGCAGATGTCATTAAAAAATGAGAATCAGTAACTTGAGGTTGAGTAACGTCGTTATCGTCCATGGTAATAACATTTACGGTCCGTTGACCTGGTCTTGAACTCCGGTAAACGGTTGCAAAATGTCCTTTTTTGGAGCAAAGTTGACATTGGGCATTATTAGCGATACTTGATCCTTTGATGAATATTACCACCGCAGAAAAAGCATCGGTGGTCACTTTGCGTAGGCCGACTGTGTTGAAAATTTTGAGTTTTTGTTGCTGCCAAGTTGAGCTGTGGTTACGGTGTTTGAGTTTCAGAGATTGCGTTAACAGGAACAGCAGACGTTGATGGAGATGATACTGTAATTGTGTGTGGTACTGTAAATGTGAAGTATTTTCAGCAGTTTCTAAAGCTATATCCAGATTCAATGTTTCTTCCAGAGACACAGTAGATTTTTCTAGCAGCCTTTCTCTTATTTTCTGTGACAATATTCCGGCAATGAACGTACCACATACGGTTTTGTTTTGATGTTCATTAGCAGTAAAAGCTTTGAAATAACATTCACGAGCAAGTATGGCAAGAGATCTCGAATACTCCGCTAATGTTTCGCCAGGCTTCCTAGTAGCGAGGCGATGCCGAACCAaggtaatattttttcgtttttcgtAGGTGGTACTGAAAGTGGTCATGGCATCGACGTGCGTGGTGCAATcctgaattaaattaaatattgatgGCGAGATATGGTTTACAAGGAGTGGTTGTACTTAGGGCATCATCAGCCGAAGCTGCTTCTTGTgcgataaaattttcaaatgagTATTTCAAATGAATCCATTTCAGGTCTGAGTCGGCCATTGCGGGTTCCACGTCAAAACGTTCGGGACGCAGCTACCGAGATATTGAGGAAGACTTATTCTTTTCGTCAGGCATAGTGGGTATCAGCGaaacacaaaattattgttGAATAAATTGATACAGATAAAAACAAAACCAAATAGAATATTAGCTTtaatcaacaataaaataagacatagtaaataattaggtattgaTAATTTGATAGAATAACACTGATGACAATATCATAATATTagcttactagctgacctggcgaacttcgtatcaccttatttttttctgaaatataataataacataatatatcaaaataaaatatagcctatcttttaagttggatcaaactgcacacggtgtgcaaatttgactaaaatcggttaagtagtttaggagtccattgaggacaaacattgtgacacgagatttatatattagcttatattataaagaaggtaattaaataacatgtaACCCTCATGTTTAACAAGGAAATCACATCGTATATTCAAAAGTACCGCTTTTGCCTGATGCGTACAACGGCACAATCGATACCAGCTTGGtagcaaaaaaattaacaagtgttttttctttaagttggcattaattgaaattttttatttatactatatcgTTACATAGTAATGTTTaattgttgaaaaatattatgttagatTCTTTTTAAAGGTGATCATCATAAAACTCGAGCATCATGTAAAGATCCTAGCTCACcacaataaatattagtaaactTTATATTAGATTCAACTACTTActgtttgaaaatttatatagaaatattttttccgaTTACAATAATCTGCTGCATCCTCAGAAGGCTTTGCAATGCTTATgcaatataagatatatatatatatatatatatatatatatatatatatatatatatatatatatatatatatatatatatatatatatatatatatatatatatatatatatatatttgtgtaaaatCCTTCACATGTATTGATTATTGCATGATTAATCTAAAGCCACTTGATAACATCATTAAATTTCGTCAGAATCCAAGTTATGACACGGAGAATGACTCGGAATATTGATGAAAttgaaatatcaaatatatttgatatagtGAGTCAATGTTTTAGTATATGCaatatatcacaaaaatattaagaaacttatttcaGAATAAAAGTCAACGCTTAAAGTTCatcttttaaaaaaggtttcacTAACATGTTATACAGTATAAATAGTTAAaactcaaaaatataaattcttaaaataagtACTTTCTTAACAGATGATATATAGTGGTTCGcaatagtcatttttttttaaattctgtatCCGTCTAAGCTTTTACTACATTCGAGATTTTCTATTGCTTACTTTCGACAACATgtcatcaaatattttatcaatggCTCAAATAATTCATCTGTTTCattatcatatgtatatatatatatttatatattttttttcaataaatatatcactTGATAATGAACTAATTGATTGATATAAGCTCGGAGTACTCaataaatcatcattatcactatCATCTGGGTTAGATGTTttgattaaaaagtatataattcttttagaatttattaaaaatactgaaaatataaaaaaaaaatgttaatgaaataatcaaaatccaaattacttaaaataaccGTAAATAGTTttcgaataattattattgtattcatatcactttatttatacattgatgaggttgctaatttttttttcaacattgaATTTAGCCCATTCTGCTGGTGCACTTGAAAAATTCACATTCCAATTAAGCATTTAGCACAGTTCGGCATTGTGCGTCACTGAGCCGCATTATACTCCGTAATTGGAAAACTAGGTTGGAGTACGACCATGGAGTACGATGGTGTCATAACTTTTCATTTGCGTCAACGCCGCTGTACGTCATTGCTATATTTGATGGGTGCGGTGCGCATTGGTtatgttttaaaacataaattcaaGCAAATCATAAGtttccacaaaaaaaaacttgtgttgtgcttattatatgtgtatattatatctattgtGCCTAttatttcttctatataaataaaaattaatgttgcatTTTATGACGCAGCattcaaatttcaaatgaatgtattaaaaagttctgtagttcattaaaaaaaattttgttgtagtactatcaaataaaaaatattttatttaatattaattgtaaattaaatttgtaataagtaaattaagaagtttttctttaaaaagtatGTTTTTCATTGCTCAACTTATATTAACTTTGTGTATAAGTTACTGTACAGATGTGTAGGGTAAAATTtaggattttttaaaattaatatatacaatgGCAAATTTACGTGTTTTTTTGCACGATCAAAAATTTCCTGCATAATTTTCAGTTCgtattgaacatttttaacacaGTCTAATATGAtgacgccgtgttggcgcaacggttaaaGCTCTGGATTGTaccggttgcgggttcgatccccgcacatgacaaacatttgtattggccatacaggtgtttgccgtggtctgggtgtttgtgcagaccttgtaggtctccccaccggccctcggagagcacgttaagccatcggtcccggttgttattatgtacacctgatagcgatccttactcatagcaaggaatatatccgccaacacgcattggagcagcgtggtggattaagctctgatccttctccttcatggggaaagaggcctatgcccagtagtgggatattacaggctgaagcgtctaatatgaataatttttgcaATTCTTCCgatgttttatgtattaatataaactaattacagaactttataattttatgattaaacTGGAGGTATTGTTTAAAAGACATTTAGTAGTTGGCACTCGAGTTGTTTTGGCTGATCACGTGATCAAAGTTTTGCGAGTACCTTACATCGAAAACGCCAGTGCTCACAGTAGAATATGGCGACGATTTATGACGTCATATATTTCCCTAGGATACTGCGACAGTATACTGGCAGTCCATAACGGAACGAATTTTTCTACAGTGATAGCACTGTACAGGGCTCGCAGTGCATATCAAACATACCCCAAAGCATTTCCTTATGCCTACCATTCATAGTAAATATTATCTATGGTTTCGTAAAGAGCTAATGCGTTATTAGTTTCCTTGTCCAAAACATAACATACCTTAAATACTTTTTGGTCGGAAATCGGAAATCGAGAAAAAGCAAAGACGAACCCTTTTTATGTCTGACttgtttatttaagtttaaGTTGCTTTCTGTGTGTGTTGTTAAGCTTAAAAGTGTAATCAGCGTGCGTAAAAttgacattattataaataatacaataaataatggaTGATGACGCCAGTTCCGATTTACAGGTATGTAAGAGGTTATAGATTTAATGACAttgattttgtatattttacgtgcacaataaaaaataattgtgtcgTTACAGAAGTGTTTATCAGACGGCCATATGGATACAGATGAAGGGCCGCTAATTAATGAAAATTCGAATGGTTTGTCACAATTATTGACCGACGGGGAATTTAGTGTTGACGCTGTGGTTGTTGACGAGTCGTCTGCGTCGAATCAAGCTTTTCTTAACGCGGTCGAACTGTCGGGCAGCGTTGGTGATTATTTAGACAATAACACGGTCGGCTTTAACACCGACTCGTTCGATGTCGGCGACAATGCTGTCAACTTCCCCAGCGATTCTTTGAATAACGTGCTGTCCGATGGAGACACCCGCTTTAACGATGCCTTCAAAACTACCTCTGATATAGATTTAGATTTCTCAGAGACCCAAAAATCTGAAATAGAGGCTGCAAGTGAGCCAGACTTTAATAATGTGATAGAAAATGATTTAGTGTCTGCGTCATCTGAAGATGTTGTGAAACATAATGATATCACTATGGAAACACAAGATAATGATCAAATGACAAATGATATACCCAAGGAAACCAATTTGTCTGAAGTTGAAAATGGCCAGGTACCtaagatgttttatttatttatacattattaattaatttagatatACTATTTAGTCAATTATCATATGGTttcataaattgtatttaagaCATATAGAATATTAAATGTCTAACGATACATTTAATATT
This genomic interval carries:
- the LOC123662487 gene encoding uncharacterized protein LOC123662487, whose translation is MTTFSTTYEKRKNITLVRHRLATRKPGETLAEYSRSLAILARECYFKAFTANEHQNKTVCGTFIAGILSQKIRERLLEKSTVSLEETLNLDIALETAENTSHLQYHTQLQYHLHQRLLFLLTQSLKLKHRNHSSTWQQQKLKIFNTVGLRKVTTDAFSAVVIFIKGSSIANNAQCQLCSKKGHFATVYRSSRPGQRTVNVITMDDNDVTQPQVTDSHFLMTSAAAPSSLRKVIIPITLNNYQADALLDTESSISFINKNTALTMNLKRKPCRQAIALAFLNNISYVEELCYATIQIGEHIYQHQPLLIFGDLCADVVIRHDILGKHSSFELQFGGDKRPLKACNVLEASVPMETSIGTTDESSYPIQLL